A genomic window from Terrisporobacter glycolicus ATCC 14880 = DSM 1288 includes:
- the rpmF gene encoding 50S ribosomal protein L32 produces the protein MAVPKRKTAKSKTKMRRAANSKMTATGFVECPQCHEPKLPHRVCPDCGHYKGKEIVSE, from the coding sequence ATGGCAGTACCTAAGCGTAAAACAGCTAAATCAAAAACTAAAATGAGAAGAGCGGCTAACTCAAAAATGACAGCAACAGGATTCGTAGAGTGTCCACAATGTCATGAACCCAAATTACCACATAGAGTTTGTCCAGATTGTGGACATTACAAAGGTAAAGAAATAGTATCTGAATAA
- a CDS encoding YceD family protein, producing MIISLDKLDRKETDKIDLNFSQKIDTINYCENTYKIASPLNLTGKISRTNKGYYLDANVSFQMIDNCARCLDEVKVPIEYAIEGFLVKEDFDEDEFEDYDAFIVDGDEVNLLDIIGQTLIFNLPTQSLCKEDCEGLCQDCGANLNRETCACSQIANDEDDTDPRFAKLKDLFKND from the coding sequence ATGATAATTAGTCTAGATAAGTTAGATAGAAAAGAAACTGATAAAATAGACTTGAATTTTTCACAAAAAATTGATACTATTAATTATTGTGAGAACACATATAAAATAGCTTCACCGTTAAACCTAACAGGTAAAATATCTAGAACTAATAAAGGATATTATTTAGATGCTAATGTTAGTTTTCAAATGATAGACAATTGTGCTAGATGTTTAGATGAAGTTAAAGTACCAATAGAATATGCTATAGAAGGTTTCTTAGTGAAAGAAGATTTTGATGAAGATGAGTTTGAAGATTATGATGCTTTTATTGTTGACGGTGATGAAGTAAATTTACTTGACATAATAGGACAAACATTAATTTTTAATTTACCAACACAATCTCTTTGTAAAGAAGACTGTGAAGGACTTTGTCAAGATTGTGGAGCTAACCTAAATAGGGAAACTTGTGCATGTAGCCAAATTGCCAATGACGAGGATGATACAGATCCACGTTTTGCTAAATTAAAAGATTTATTTAAAAATGACTAA
- a CDS encoding acetate/propionate family kinase: MKVLVLNCGSSSLKYQLIDMENEAVLCVGLVERIGIEGSILKQEKDGVEGKYIVEQPMKNHEEAIKLVLDAVVDSTYGGVKDIKEVEAVGHRVVHAGEKFATSVVITDEVEAALKECIDLAPLHNPANIMGIDACKAILPGVPMVAVFDTAFHQTMPKKSYLYGLPHELYTKYGVRRYGFHGTSHKYVSQKAAEMLGKDIKDLKIITCHLGNGASIAAVDGGKCVDTSMGFTPLEGLIMGTRCGDIDAAILPFLMRKENLNADQLDAMMNKQSGVYGMTGISSDFRDIEGAAEKGDEKAQVALDAYVQKVKKYIGSYAAEMNGVDAVVFTAGVGENGIEIREAIASNMEFLGMKLDKEANKVRGKERVISTEDSAVKILLVPTNEELMIARDTLTLVK; this comes from the coding sequence ATGAAAGTATTAGTATTAAACTGTGGTAGTTCTTCATTAAAATATCAATTAATAGATATGGAAAATGAAGCAGTATTATGTGTAGGATTAGTAGAAAGAATAGGTATAGAAGGTTCTATACTTAAACAAGAAAAAGATGGTGTTGAAGGTAAATACATAGTTGAACAACCAATGAAAAACCATGAAGAAGCTATAAAATTAGTTTTAGATGCTGTAGTTGACTCAACTTACGGTGGTGTAAAAGATATTAAAGAAGTAGAAGCAGTAGGACACAGAGTTGTTCATGCTGGTGAAAAATTTGCAACTTCAGTTGTTATAACTGATGAAGTAGAAGCGGCTTTAAAAGAATGTATAGATTTAGCTCCACTTCATAACCCAGCTAACATAATGGGAATAGATGCTTGTAAAGCTATACTTCCAGGAGTGCCAATGGTAGCTGTATTTGATACTGCTTTCCATCAAACAATGCCTAAGAAATCTTACTTATATGGTTTACCACATGAGTTATACACTAAATACGGTGTAAGAAGATATGGATTCCACGGAACTTCTCATAAATATGTATCTCAAAAAGCTGCAGAAATGTTAGGCAAAGACATAAAAGATCTTAAAATAATAACTTGTCACTTAGGAAACGGAGCTTCTATAGCGGCTGTTGATGGCGGTAAATGTGTAGATACTTCTATGGGATTCACTCCATTAGAAGGTTTAATAATGGGAACTAGATGCGGAGATATAGATGCTGCTATATTACCATTCTTAATGAGAAAAGAAAACTTAAATGCTGATCAATTAGATGCAATGATGAACAAACAATCAGGAGTATATGGAATGACTGGTATTTCTTCTGATTTTAGAGATATAGAAGGTGCAGCAGAAAAAGGTGACGAAAAAGCTCAAGTTGCTTTAGATGCATATGTACAAAAAGTTAAAAAATATATAGGTTCTTATGCTGCTGAAATGAACGGTGTAGATGCTGTGGTATTCACTGCTGGTGTTGGTGAAAACGGAATAGAAATAAGAGAAGCTATAGCTTCAAACATGGAATTCTTAGGAATGAAGTTAGATAAAGAAGCTAATAAAGTTAGAGGTAAAGAAAGAGTAATATCTACAGAAGATTCTGCAGTTAAAATATTATTAGTACCTACAAACGAAGAATTAATGATAGCAAGAGATACTTTAACACTAGTTAAATAA
- a CDS encoding nucleotidyltransferase, translated as MNLLGLIVEYNPFHNGHKYHLEKSKEKTNATHTMAIMSGSFLQRGEPALFDKYTRAEMAVKSGIDLVIELPTLYACQSAEIFSHGAISILNSLNCVNSVCFGSEEGSIEILNSIAGILVQEPKEFKSTLKKYLDDGHVFPAARSKALYEYIKAKNLLHLNENELQQILNSSNNILGIEYIKSLIKLNSNIKPYTITRVASEYNSSDISSNICSATAIRNALRDVNNLKYIEDVIPKATFNEISNKIDSNFTPIFDYMFYNILSSIIIRDYENLHNYFEVNEGIENKIYSNIFTSSNLEELINSTKSKRYTMTKIKRTLNNILLGITKEDIIGVKDLNSIPYIRVLAFNSKGREIIKKIKNSSDVEIVTKFSKISHIDDPIFKTLIKYDLKSSNIYNLIYYQNNKHLLKGPMDYYLSPKYLP; from the coding sequence ATGAACTTATTAGGATTAATCGTTGAATACAACCCATTTCACAATGGTCATAAATACCATTTAGAAAAATCAAAAGAAAAAACAAATGCGACTCATACCATGGCCATAATGAGTGGGTCTTTCTTACAAAGAGGAGAACCTGCTTTATTTGATAAATATACAAGAGCTGAAATGGCCGTAAAAAGTGGTATAGATTTAGTAATAGAGCTTCCAACTCTATACGCTTGTCAAAGTGCAGAAATCTTTTCACATGGAGCTATAAGTATTTTAAACTCTCTTAATTGTGTTAATTCAGTTTGTTTCGGTAGTGAAGAAGGTAGCATTGAAATTTTAAATAGTATAGCAGGAATTTTAGTTCAAGAACCTAAAGAATTTAAATCAACTTTAAAAAAATATTTAGATGATGGTCACGTTTTCCCTGCAGCAAGAAGTAAAGCTTTATATGAATATATAAAAGCAAAAAACCTCTTACACTTAAACGAAAATGAACTTCAACAAATTTTGAACTCTTCTAATAATATTTTAGGTATTGAATATATTAAAAGCTTAATTAAATTAAATAGTAATATTAAGCCTTACACTATTACTAGAGTTGCTTCGGAGTATAATTCTAGTGATATAAGTAGCAACATTTGTTCAGCTACAGCTATTAGAAATGCCCTGAGAGATGTGAATAATTTAAAATACATTGAAGACGTTATCCCAAAAGCAACTTTTAATGAAATAAGCAACAAAATCGATAGTAATTTCACCCCTATATTTGATTACATGTTTTACAATATATTATCATCTATTATCATTAGAGATTATGAAAATTTGCATAATTACTTTGAAGTAAATGAAGGTATAGAAAATAAAATTTATTCAAATATATTTACATCTTCTAATTTAGAAGAATTAATAAATTCCACAAAATCAAAACGTTACACCATGACTAAAATAAAGAGAACTTTAAATAATATTTTATTAGGTATTACAAAAGAAGATATTATCGGTGTAAAAGACCTAAACTCAATTCCTTACATTAGAGTTTTAGCCTTTAATAGCAAAGGTCGTGAAATCATAAAAAAAATTAAAAATTCTAGTGATGTTGAAATTGTCACTAAGTTTTCAAAAATAAGTCATATCGACGACCCCATATTTAAAACTCTTATTAAATATGACTTAAAATCTAGTAATATATATAATCTTATCTATTATCAAAATAATAAACACTTATTAAAAGGACCAATGGATTATTATCTATCACCTAAATATTTGCCATAA
- the ylbJ gene encoding sporulation integral membrane protein YlbJ, which produces MNISKLTKYFLPKIIVLLLIIGIIIFPNDSIEAAKNGIHIWVNILMPSLLPFIIGANLIVSLKVVDIIGAIINPITQLIFNVSGKSALVFAISAVSGYPVGARLASDLRLNQDISQCEGQRLVSFCSTSGPLFIIGAVAVGMLNDASLGYIMLICHYLGSITVGLLFRRYGKEKRERSNKTIINNIKHIINTPEKYGFFISFGNAVVSGVNTLLAVGGFVIIFSVVFKILTLFNIIDGISTILCFLFSFLGITKEVCSAFISGLFEITIGCNNVTNITYVSEAIKASLCSFIIGFSGLSILAQCCSFIAKTDIKTNIYIFNKFLHGTFAALYTFLLYPVSKNYLPVSNFSSIYNSVYNNNILNHYFYNFKIFLIITVIIYIIFNLYFLYITKD; this is translated from the coding sequence ATGAACATATCTAAATTAACAAAATATTTTTTACCAAAAATCATAGTTTTATTATTAATTATTGGGATTATAATTTTTCCCAACGATTCCATTGAAGCCGCAAAAAATGGAATACATATATGGGTTAATATATTGATGCCCTCTTTACTACCTTTCATAATCGGTGCTAATTTAATAGTTTCATTGAAGGTTGTTGATATTATAGGCGCTATAATAAACCCCATAACACAACTCATTTTTAATGTATCAGGCAAAAGTGCATTAGTTTTTGCTATTTCTGCTGTATCAGGTTATCCTGTTGGAGCTAGACTAGCATCTGATTTAAGGCTAAATCAAGATATTTCTCAATGCGAAGGACAAAGATTAGTATCTTTTTGTTCAACATCGGGACCTTTATTTATAATTGGTGCAGTTGCTGTTGGAATGTTAAATGACGCATCCTTAGGATACATTATGCTCATTTGCCATTATTTAGGATCCATAACCGTAGGTTTACTTTTCAGAAGATACGGAAAAGAAAAAAGAGAAAGATCAAATAAAACCATAATAAATAACATAAAACATATAATTAATACTCCTGAAAAATATGGTTTTTTCATTTCTTTTGGTAATGCCGTTGTAAGTGGTGTAAATACTTTATTAGCTGTTGGTGGTTTTGTAATAATTTTTTCTGTTGTTTTTAAAATATTAACTTTATTCAATATAATCGACGGCATATCTACCATACTTTGTTTTTTATTTTCTTTTTTAGGTATAACAAAAGAAGTTTGTTCTGCTTTTATTAGTGGATTATTCGAAATAACCATAGGTTGTAATAATGTTACTAATATTACATACGTTTCTGAAGCAATTAAAGCAAGCTTATGCAGTTTCATTATAGGTTTTAGCGGTTTGTCTATATTGGCCCAGTGTTGTAGCTTTATAGCTAAAACAGACATTAAAACCAACATTTACATATTTAATAAATTTTTGCACGGTACATTTGCAGCGTTGTACACTTTTTTACTTTACCCTGTAAGTAAAAATTATTTACCTGTTTCAAATTTTTCATCAATTTATAACTCTGTTTATAATAACAACATTCTAAATCATTATTTTTATAACTTTAAAATATTTCTAATTATAACTGTAATTATTTATATAATATTTAATCTATATTTTTTATACATAACAAAGGATTAA
- the coaD gene encoding pantetheine-phosphate adenylyltransferase, with translation MDKPMRKAIFAGSFDPITNGHLDIIFRAAKLFDELQIGVLINPNKKGLFTLEERVELIKICTKGLNNIKVIEFQGLLVNYCKENGIDTLVRGVRSEDDVNYELQMAHMNKELNPDIETIFLPTNKQYSFVSSSLIKEVLNFGADVKNLVPMEVIKAIENKTK, from the coding sequence ATGGACAAACCAATGCGTAAAGCAATATTTGCTGGTAGCTTTGATCCAATTACCAATGGGCATTTAGATATAATTTTTAGAGCTGCCAAATTATTTGATGAATTACAAATAGGAGTGCTTATAAATCCTAATAAAAAGGGGCTTTTCACATTAGAAGAAAGAGTAGAGTTAATTAAGATTTGTACAAAAGGATTAAATAATATTAAAGTTATTGAATTTCAAGGTTTATTAGTTAATTATTGCAAAGAAAATGGGATAGATACTTTGGTTAGAGGGGTAAGAAGTGAAGACGATGTAAACTATGAGCTACAAATGGCTCATATGAACAAAGAATTAAATCCTGATATAGAAACCATATTTTTGCCAACTAACAAACAGTACTCTTTTGTAAGTTCGTCATTAATTAAAGAAGTTTTAAACTTTGGAGCCGATGTTAAGAATTTAGTGCCTATGGAAGTTATTAAGGCGATAGAAAACAAGACGAAATAG
- the rsmD gene encoding 16S rRNA (guanine(966)-N(2))-methyltransferase RsmD, which produces MRVISGKARGLKLIAPKNDDVRPTTDRVKESLFNIINPYIMDSNILDLFAGTGSLGIECLSRGANKCIFIDNSKESINIVKTNIKKARVENESIVLNLDFKGAINSLALKNEKFDVIFMDPPYYKNMFSDALGSIDNNNLLKKDGIIVVEHDTKDKFPDNIGRLYKSRDKKYGNTTLTFYKVEE; this is translated from the coding sequence TTGAGAGTTATTTCAGGAAAAGCAAGAGGACTAAAATTGATTGCTCCTAAAAATGATGATGTAAGGCCTACAACAGATAGGGTTAAAGAATCTTTGTTTAATATAATAAATCCATATATAATGGATAGTAATATATTAGATTTATTTGCTGGGACAGGTTCTTTAGGAATTGAGTGTTTATCAAGAGGAGCGAATAAATGTATTTTTATAGATAATAGTAAGGAAAGTATAAATATTGTAAAGACTAATATAAAGAAGGCAAGAGTTGAGAATGAAAGCATTGTGTTAAATTTAGATTTTAAAGGTGCTATAAATTCTCTAGCTTTAAAAAATGAAAAATTTGATGTTATATTTATGGATCCTCCATATTATAAGAATATGTTTAGTGATGCATTAGGTAGTATAGATAATAATAACCTTTTAAAGAAAGACGGAATTATTGTGGTAGAACATGACACTAAAGATAAGTTTCCAGATAATATTGGAAGGTTATACAAAAGTAGAGACAAAAAGTATGGAAATACAACATTAACATTCTATAAAGTGGAGGAATAA